One Phocoena phocoena chromosome 5, mPhoPho1.1, whole genome shotgun sequence genomic region harbors:
- the NDNF gene encoding protein NDNF — protein sequence MVPLHWCMLWLLLPLSSRTQKLPTRDEELFQMQIRDKAFFHDSSVIPDGAEISSYLFRDTPKRYFFVVEEDNTPLSVTVTPCDAPLAWTLSLQELPEEASGEGSGDPEPLAQQKQQIINEEGAELFSYKGNDVEYFVSSSSPSGLYQLELLSTEKDTHFKVYATTTPESDQPYPELPYDPRVDVTSLGCTTVTLAWKPSPTASLLKQPIQYCVVINKEHNFKSLCAVEAKLSADDAFMMAPKPGLDFSPFDFAHFGFASDNSGKEHSFLTKPSPKLGRHTYSRPKVDIQKICIGNKNIFTVSDLKPDTQYYFDVFVANSNSNMSTAYVGTFARTKEEAKQKTVELKDGKVTDVFVKRKGAKFLRFAPVSSHQKVTLFIHSCLDAVQIQVRRDGKLLLSQNVEGIRQFQLRGKPKAKYLIRLKGNKKGASMLKILATTRPSKQSFPSLPEDTRIKAFDKLRTCSSATVAWLGTQERNKFCIYKKEVDDNYSEDQKKREQNQCLGPDTRKKSEKVLCKYFHSQNLHKAVTTETIKGLQPGKSYLLDVYVTGHGGHSVKYQSKVVKTRKFC from the exons ATGGTGCCTCTCCACTGGTGTATGCTGTGGCTGCTGTTACCACTCAGCTCCAGGACCCAGAAGTTACCCACTCGAGATGAGGAACTCTTTCAGATGCAAATTCGGGACAAGGCATTTTTTCATGATTCGTCAGTAATTCCAGATGGAGCTGAAATTAGCAGTTATCTCTTTAGAGACACACCTAAAAG GTATTTCTTTGTGGTTGAAGAAGACAACACGCCATTGTCAGTCACAGTGACTCCCTGCGATGCGCCCTTAGCGTGGACGCTGAGCCTCCAGGAGCTGCCAGAGGAGGCGAGCGGGGAAGGCTCAG GTGATCCAGAGCCTCTGGCTCAGCAGAAGCAGCAGATCATTAATGAGGAAGGCGCAGAGTTATTCTCCTACAAAGGCAACGACGTGGAATATTTCGTATCTTCTAGTTCTCCATCTGGTTTATATCAGTTGGAGCTTCTTtcaacagagaaagacacacattTCAAAGTATATGCCACCACAACTCCAGAGTCTGACCAGCCCTACCCTGAATTACCTTATGACCCAAGAGTCGACGTTACCTCCCTGGGATGCACCACGGTCACTTTGGCTTGGAAACCGAGCCCCACGGCCTCTTTGCTGAAACAACCCATTCAGTATTGTGTGGTCATCAACAAAGAGCACAATTTCAAAAGTCTCTGCGCAGTGGAAGCGAAGTTGAGTGCAGACGACGCTTTCATGATGGCACCAAAGCCCGGTCTGGACTTCAGCCCTTTTGACTTTGCCCACTTCGGATTTGCTTCGGATAATTCAGGTAAAGAGCACAGCTTCCTGACAAAGCCGTCTCCAAAACTGGGGAGGCATACCTACTCGAGGCCCAAGGTTGACATTCAGAAAATCTGCATAGGAAACAAGAACATCTTCACCGTCTCGGATCTGAAACCCGATACGCAGTACTACTTTGACGTCTTCGTGgccaacagcaacagcaacatgAGCACTGCTTACGTGGGCACCTTTGCCAGGACCAAGGAAGAAGCGAAACAGAAGACAGTTGAGCTGAAAGATGGGAAAGTTACGGATGTGTTCGTTAAAAGGAAGGGGGCAAAGTTTCTACGGTTTGCTCCAGTCTCGTCTCACCAAAAAGTCACCTTATTTATTCACTCTTGTCTGGACGCTGTCCAAATCCAAGTGAGAAGAGATGGGAAACTTCTTCTGTCTCAGAACGTGGAAGGCATTCGACAGTTTCAGCTGAGAGGAAAACCTAAAGCCAAATATCTCATTCGACTGAAAGGAAACAAGAAGGGAGCATCTATGTTGAAAATACTAGCTACCACCAGGCCCAGTAAGCAgtcatttccctctcttcctgaAGACACGCGCATCAAAGCCTTCGACAAGCTGCGTACCTGTTCTTCAGCCACCGTGGCTTGGCTAGGCACCCAGGAAAGGAACAAGTTTTGCATCTACAAAAAGGAAGTGGATGATAATTACAGTGAAGAccagaagaaaagagagcaaaACCAATGCCTTGGACCAGATACaaggaagaaatcagagaaggTCCTCTGTAAATATTTCCACAGTCAAAACCTGCACAAAGCAGTGACCACAGAAACAATCAAAGGTCTTCAGCCTGGAAAATCTTACCTGCTGGATGTTTATGTCACAGGACACGGGGGCCACTCTGTGAAGTATCAGAGTAAAGTTGTAAAAACCAGGAAGTTCTGTTAG